A part of Miscanthus floridulus cultivar M001 chromosome 6, ASM1932011v1, whole genome shotgun sequence genomic DNA contains:
- the LOC136460214 gene encoding uncharacterized protein, which produces MTPDEPIDGIWMSAASLSDEEVLRWVNEAVEGRQKIGGLSPFPMRPTPGYLSLGRRDIRASPPPVPEDAQWRAANRAYVEAQKKKDAKMAKRKKKIVERDALEKRRRKQKLEGLPVEASPSTLVEDSSGDDGGEVERGPLDRLPNIREMVLGASAGGPASQGGGGDSDSGQMSARPAAEADTPNTRALGKRAVSPLGSTAEVEQAAAGKKRQAEAPAFAPRKALKVGTGSIALGVVEVQELVAQVGATQAAVGREEEEEPTLHEATAPVAVEATVGAAETPSAMEATEGEVEVEAPTVAEALWTSGVEVVEIAVPGNFGARVVEARVSAARAADLEVETEASTWEAEVHPIPADNASRGKGVADAGAASAVEQPALASGEGSAALVRVRPEPYGWDHPRVWWRSQDDPKGEPIFALEDVAEGGRWDTLEQYRSLAERSLRTALSVVANDLPGELEARSFGKSLFLRRERGVWDELCWQRELLAHANELLSARSAEELEEELARVADERDASNSWAEEVRATAIATAGQLGVEQQAHELTKGALAEATKAAEASQGEALKWREKAEELEKEASRAAEASRVKVQRWKEKAKGLDDEVSRLIEASVALQTVLDHEIEEHERLREALHTSVKRALAVVSSHYAGVDVEGISDGYVLSKDAVEAEEELMKLEAAVEGPGTALAKLFEEEVVPASPSADAGDPTP; this is translated from the exons atgacgccggaCGAGCCGATCGATGGCATTTGGATGTCCGCCGCgtccctctccgacgaggaggttTTGCGCTGGGTGAACGAGGCGGTCGAGGGGCGGCAGAAGATCGGTGGCCTGtccccgttcccgatgcgcccgacgCCGGGGTacctttccctg GGGAGAAGGGACAtacgagcctccccaccgcctgTCCCTGAAGACGCACAGTGGCGGGCGGCGAACCGGGCGTACGTGGAGGCCCAGAAGAAGAAGGATGCTAAGATGGCAAAACGTAAGAAGAAGATCGTTGAGCGCGACGCTCTGGAAAAGCGTCGCCGGAAGCAGAAGCTCGAGGGTCTCCCAGTGGAGGCGTCTCCGTCGACGTTGGTGGAGGATTCGAGCGGCGATGATGGTGGTGAGGTGGAGCGGGGTCCCCTCGACCGCCTCCctaacatcagggagatggttcttGGGGCATCGGCGGGTGGTCCGGCgtcccaaggaggaggaggagacagcgACTCGGGGCAAATGAGCGCCCGCCCCGCGGCCGAGGCTGATACGCCCAACACGAGGGCGTTGGGAAAGCGCGCCGTCAGTCCGCTGGGCTCAacggcagaggtggagcaggcggctgCGGG CaagaagcgtcaggcggaagcgCCTGCCTTTGCACCGCGCAAGGCGCTCAAGGTGGGCACGGGTTCCatcgccctaggggtggtggaggTACAGGAGTTGGTCGCCCAGGTAGGGGCTACCCAGGCGGCCGTGgggcgagaggaggaggaggagcctacacTCCACGAGGCCACAGCACCTGTAGCTGTCGAGGCCACTGTGGGTGCGGCCGAGACCCCCTCGGCCatggaggccaccgagggcgaggtcgaggtcgaggcccccacAGTCGCCGAGGCCCTCTGGACATCAGGggtcgaggtggtggagatcgcgGTGCCCGGGAACTTCGGGGCCAGAGTGGTGGAGGCCAGAGTGAGCGCGGCGAGGGCAGCGGACCTCGAGGTGGAGACGGAGGCGAG CACCTGGGAGGCGGAGGTCCACCCGATCCCTGCCGACAATGCTTCCCGGGGGAAGGGGGTGGCTGATGCCGGGGCGGCCAGTGCCGTGGAACAACCGGCTTTGGCTTCGGGCGAGGGAAGTGCGGCCCTCGTGCGAGTGCGGCCTGAGCcgtacgggtgggatcacccgcgtgtctggtggcggagccaggacgaccctaagggggagcccatCTTTGCACTTGAGGATGTGGCCGAGGGGGGTCGCTGggacaccctcgagcagtaccgcagcctagcggagcggtcgctgcggacagcgctgtccgtcgtggccAATGACCTGCCCGGG gagctcgaggcccggtccttcGGGAAGTCACTGTTCCTtcggcgggagaggggcgtctgggacgaGCTCTGTTGGCAGAGGGAGCTGCTCGCccatgctaacgagcttctgtcggcgcggagcgcggag gagctggaggaggaactAGCCCGGGTGGCCGACGAGCGAGACGCCTCCAACTCCTGGGCGGAAGAAGTGAGGGCCACCGCCATAGCcaccgccgggcagctgggtgtggAGCAGCAGGCGCacgagctgacgaaaggtgccttggcagaggccaccaaggcggccgaggcttccCAAGGCGAGGCCCTAAAATGgagggaaaaggccgagg AActagagaaggaggcttccagggcagccgaggcctctcgagtcaaggtccagcgctggaaggagaaggccaagg GGTTGGATGATGAGGTCTCGCGGTTGATTGAGGCCTCCGTCGCGCTGCAGACAGTGCTCGATCAcgagatcgaggagcacgag CGACTGCGAGAGGCGCTACACACAAGCGTCAAacgtgccctggccgtcgtctcctcacaCTACGCCGGCGTCGATGTCGAAGGCATCAGCGACGGCTATGTCCTGTCCAAGGAtgccgtcgaggccgaggaggagctgatGAAGCTAGAAGCAGCAGTcgagggccccggcacggcgttggcgaagctattcgaagaggaggtggtccctgcTTCGCCGTCTGCCGACGCGGGAGACCCTACGCCTTGA